The following proteins come from a genomic window of Anopheles ziemanni chromosome 3, idAnoZiCoDA_A2_x.2, whole genome shotgun sequence:
- the LOC131289402 gene encoding cytosol aminopeptidase-like translates to MSFRALQKIVRSSLKSFHYLPIRNIQHNVKIKEQCSNPASRGLVLGVYADESDRLDIGVLTPTAAKYNEAYTSGRLLELLRLAGPMPKRGEVRILYNLEPTYSAVAVCGLGSECLGYDDVEKMDVSKEAIRIAAARGCQELQNLEASRIYVEDFGHAESAAEGAHMGLWVNQELRSVDQRKFVPQLQLYYEPELPCDSNGWRIGLAKAEAQNLARQLQETPSNLMTPTTFAQNVVQILCNSGVNVEVKVRGWAENQGMTSFLTVAKGSCEPPIFLELSYYGAKSNERPIVLIGQGNTFDSGGLCLKPLEALTDMRADMTGAACVVATCRAIAALKLPVNIRALIPLCENMIGCNAMKPGDVITVKNGKSIEIVKTSNEGPLTLVDALLYAEHFGPKYIVDVSTISKSVLESFGKVCSAVFTNSEDLWQRMQNASIHTGDRVWRLPLWDYYTQQICSADHVDVQNIGLGEGANSCKSAALLREFLPCGPWLHIDALNVMKTKGTDFPYIRRGMAGRPTRTLIEFIAQSVVQRPDCGKGSSTKEVQPYR, encoded by the exons atgtCGTTTAGAGCATTGCAGAAAATTGTTCGATCGTCTTTAAAATCTTTTCATTATTTGCCCATCCGAAACATTCAACACaatgtgaaaataaaagaacagtGCTCGAATCCAGCGTCTCGAGGGTTAGTGCTCGGAGTATACGCGGACGAAAGTGATCGACTGGATATCGGGGTACTTACTCCGACGGCAGCTAAGTATAATGAG GCGTATACCAGTGGACGACTGCTTGAGCTTCTTCGACTGGCCGGACCGATGCCGAAACGTGGTGAGGTGAGAATTTTATACAATCTCGAACCAACCTATTCCGCCGTGGCAGTTTGTGGTCTTGGTAGCGAATGTCTCGGTTACGATGATGTAGAAAAGATGGACGTATCGAAGGAAGCAATCCGTATCGCAGCAGCACGCGGTTGTCAGGAGTTGCAGAATTTGGAAGCCAGCCGCATCTACGTGGAAGACTTTGGTCATGCGGAATCCGCCGCGGAAGGAGCCCACATGGGGCTTTGGGTCAATCAGGAGCTACGCAGCGTGGATCAGCGGAAGTTTGTTCCCCAGCTTCAGTTGTACTACGAACCGGAACTACCCTGTGATTCCAATGGATGGCGCATTGGACTGGCGAAGGCCGAAGCCCAGAACCTTGCTCGGCAACTACAAGAGACACCATCGAATCTGATGACACCTACAACATTCGCCCAAAACGTCGTTCAAATTCTCTGCAACTCGGGCGTCAATGTGGAGGTGAAGGTACGCGGTTGGGCTGAGAATCAAGGAATGACATCCTTCCTGACGGTAGCTAAGGGTTCCTGTGAACCTCCGATCTTTCTCGAGCTAAGCTATTACGGTGCAAAAAGTAACGAACGACCGATTGTACTTATCGGCCAGGGTAATACCTTCGACAGCGGCGGCCTTTGCCTAAAACCACTCGAAGCATTAACGGACATGCGAGCAGATATGACGGGAGCAGCATGCGTTGTAGCAACCTGCAGGGCGATTGCCGCCCTCAAGCTGCCCGTAAACATTCGCGCACTAATTCCACTTTGCGAGAACATGATCGGATGTAATGCAATGAAACCGGGCGATGTGATTACGGTCAAGAATGGCAAGAGTATCGAGATTGTGAAAACCAGCAATGAAGGACCTCTGACACTGGTGGATGCATTGCTGTATGCGGAACACTTTGGCCCCAAGTACATCGTGGACGTTTCGACTATCTCGAAATCCGTGCTGGAAAGCTTCGGAAAAGTTTGTAGCGCCGTCTTCACCAACTCCGAGGACCTTTGGCAACGAATGCAAAATGCCAGCATTCACACGGGCGATCGAGTATGGCGGTTGCCATTGTGGGATTATTATACGCAGCAAATTTGTTCTGCAGACCACGTGGATGTGCAGAATATTGGTTTGGGTGAGGGGGCGAACAGCTGCAAGTCTGCTGCGCTTCTTCGCGAGTTTCTCCCTTGTGGGCCGTGGCTCCACATTGACGCGTTGAATGTAATGAAGACCAAGGGAACCGACTTTCCGTACATTCGCCGTGGAATGGCTGGTCGACCAACGCGCACACTGATCGAATTTATTGCTCAAAGCGTTGTCCAACGCCCGGACTGTGGCAAAGGGAGTTCTACCAAAGAGGTTCAACCATACCGATAG